A window of the Anthonomus grandis grandis chromosome 9, icAntGran1.3, whole genome shotgun sequence genome harbors these coding sequences:
- the LOC126740265 gene encoding 46 kDa FK506-binding nuclear protein-like, with protein sequence MFWGLIMEPERRYTQVVKKGFHISMASLDINSSDLAPSQIMCGYEGRNYLLCTLRKPDIIQCPMDLEFAEGTEVSFVANGKAHIHLTGYVTEPDEGLGLADLEEQEEEEEVEEIKSKGKRKKLTSLNNDKAAKKAKLANGSADAEEEESDDPDFEEASDNEEEASDEEGEGEGIGEEEDDDDDEEDDENDSSDEEVEEEEQPVQKKSKQQQKQEKIEAAKKKNAEQPKKKQERVLKGGVTVEDVSEGNGPQAKAGQFVTVYYEGRLAKNNKMFDSTSKGPGFRFRLGGGEVIKAWDVGVVGMKVGGVRKIVCPPQTAYGAKGSPPAIPPNSTLVFTVTLKKIK encoded by the exons ATGTTTTGGG GACTAATAATGGAGCCTGAAAGGCGCTACACTCAAGTTGTGAAGAAGGGATTTCATATATCCATGGCTTCATTAGATATTAATTCATCAGACTTAGCTCCTTCACAAATTATGTGTGGATATGAGGGCAGAAATTACTTATTGTGCACTCTGAGGAAACCTGATATTATCCAGTGTCCGATGGATTTAGAATTTGCA GAAGGTACTGAGGTGTCATTTGTAGCAAATGGTAAAGCACATATTCACCTTACTGGTTATGTCACTGAACCAGATGAAGGACTTGGACTTGCTGACCTGGAAGAGCAGGAGGAAGAAGAGGAGgttgaagaaataaaatcaaaaggaaaaagaaaaaagttaacaAGTCTGAACAATGACA AGGCTGCAAAAAAAGCAAAGTTAGCAAATGGCAGTGCTGATGCTGAAGAAGAGGAATCTGATGATCCAGATTTTGAAGAAGCTAGTGACAATGAAGAG gaAGCTAGTGATGAAGAGGGAGAAGGAGAAGGTATTGGTGAAGAGgaagatgatgatgatgatgaggaAGATGATGAAAATGATAGCAGTGATGAAGAAGTGGAGGAAGAAGAACAGCCTGTGCAGAAAAAGTCAAAGCAGCAGCAAAAACAG gaaaaaatcgaggcagcaaaaaagaaaaacgcAGAACAACCTAAAAAGAAACAGGAACGTGTGCTAAAAGGCGGTGTTACGGTCGAAGATGTATCGGAAGGTAATGGGCCACAAGCCAAAGCAGGTCAATTTGTCACA GTGTATTATGAGGGCAGGTTAGCgaagaataataaaatgtttgattCAACATCAAAAGGTCCAGGCTTTAGGTTTAGGCTGGGAGGCGGAGAGGTAATTAAAGCTTGGGATGTCGGAGTAGTAGGCATGAAAGTTGGAGGAGTGAGAAAGATTGTTTGCCCTCCGCAAACGGC